In the genome of Carassius carassius chromosome 47, fCarCar2.1, whole genome shotgun sequence, one region contains:
- the LOC132130717 gene encoding adhesion G protein-coupled receptor B1, with protein sequence MVLAGILILALLYWVLLLRHRLRIAQARNALENFGFYHMAQYDLKEPNLPVVTPSLPSPPPPVPQPPVHFTPPPPPMLNASAPIIHTTPRSPHPSCGAGSYAEVYSRIGVLRPSRLSSVSQTQVILFEHSAL encoded by the coding sequence ATGGTCTTGGCTGGGATTTTGATCTTGGCATTGCTGTACTGGGTGCTCTTGCTGCGCCACAGGCTCCGCATCGCTCAAGCCAGGAATGCTCTGGAAAACTTTGGTTTCTACCACATGGCTCAGTATGATCTAAAAGAGCCCAACCTGCCTGTAGTGACCCCTTCTCTTCCCTCCCCACCTCCACCTGTTCCCCAGCCTCCTGTTCACTTCACTCCACCTCCACCGCCCATGCTGAATGCGTCTGCCCCCATCATCCACACCACCCCACGCAGCCCTCACCCGTCATGTGGAGCTGGCTCGTATGCAGAGGTGTATTCGCGGATAGGAGTCCTACGACCCTCAAGACTCTCCAGCGTGAGTCAGACCCAGGTGATCCTGTTTGAACACTCTGCTCTTTGA